In the Helianthus annuus cultivar XRQ/B chromosome 11, HanXRQr2.0-SUNRISE, whole genome shotgun sequence genome, one interval contains:
- the LOC110888049 gene encoding transcriptional activator HAP3, with the protein MRRALPPTVEINDDTKELMQRCVSEFIGLITTEAVETCHQQKRVTLNGEDIIDAMESLGFEDYAPLLNIFKNRYREHRLAANMLPPPPPPPPERFFVPMSRPELPLTAQEEEANTFVESIIRDSDDPE; encoded by the coding sequence ATGAGGCGCGCTCTCCCCCCTACCGTGGAAATCAACGACGACACCAAAGAACTCATGCAACGATGTGTATCCGAGTTCATCGGTTTAATCACTACCGAAGCTGTTGAAACTTGCCACCAGCAGAAGCGGGTCACGCTTAATGGTGAAGACATCATTGATGCCATGGAGTCTCTAGGCTTTGAGGACTATGCTCCGCTTCTTAACATTTTTAAAAATCGTTACCGTGAGCATCGTCTTGCTGCTAATATGctgccaccgccaccgccgccaccaccggAGCGATTCTTTGTGCCCATGTCAAGGCCAGAACTGCCGCTGACAGCGCAGGAAGAAGAGGCGAATACCTTCGTTGAATCGATTATCCGTGACTCGGATGATCCTGAGTAA